Proteins co-encoded in one Cupriavidus nantongensis genomic window:
- a CDS encoding IclR family transcriptional regulator, producing MGRPRQGDRREVQLGVESSRRSFQRLGGCAAVSACAAETAAHVWRESLRPRCPILSHCRGHDCPYSFLERRMPQPFPCRRDAAEPPGQGEPARQTDRWPGPEPVLASAHVTLDAFEDDRQFAMTLARGFAVLHCFTSRDSQLSNAELAARTGMPKATISRFTYTLVRMGYLRANRINGKYQLGSAVLSIGYPLLASLNVRQAARPFMKALADAVGGTVALGMRDRLNVMYVESSLGGAQLPNPADAGLSFPIARTAMGRALLAAYAPGERTALINELRVKLPEQWARYRAAIEANLRAFEARGFCCSLGDWQPRTHAVAVPMRPLPDGEILVFNCSMPDYLLRQGQLTADIGPRLVAMVRSIEKALELR from the coding sequence GTGGGCAGGCCTCGTCAAGGCGACCGGCGTGAAGTTCAACTAGGCGTTGAATCGTCGCGGCGCAGTTTCCAGCGCTTGGGTGGTTGCGCAGCCGTTTCCGCATGCGCGGCGGAAACGGCTGCGCACGTCTGGCGGGAATCGCTGCGCCCGCGCTGCCCGATCCTGTCACACTGCCGGGGCCATGACTGTCCATATTCATTCCTGGAGCGAAGGATGCCGCAGCCGTTCCCATGCAGACGGGATGCAGCCGAGCCGCCGGGGCAGGGCGAACCGGCCCGGCAAACCGATCGCTGGCCCGGCCCCGAGCCGGTGCTGGCGTCTGCGCATGTCACGCTCGATGCGTTCGAAGACGACCGGCAGTTCGCGATGACGCTGGCGCGCGGCTTTGCCGTACTCCACTGCTTTACGTCGCGCGATTCGCAGCTGAGCAATGCCGAGCTGGCGGCGCGCACCGGCATGCCCAAGGCCACCATTTCACGCTTCACGTACACGCTGGTGCGGATGGGCTATCTTCGCGCCAACCGCATCAACGGCAAGTACCAGCTGGGCTCGGCGGTGCTCTCGATCGGCTATCCGCTGCTGGCGAGTTTGAATGTCAGGCAAGCCGCCCGGCCCTTCATGAAGGCGCTGGCGGATGCTGTCGGCGGTACCGTCGCGCTTGGCATGCGCGACCGGCTCAATGTCATGTATGTCGAAAGCAGCCTGGGCGGGGCACAGCTCCCCAACCCTGCCGACGCCGGCCTGAGCTTTCCCATCGCCCGCACGGCAATGGGACGGGCATTGCTTGCCGCTTATGCACCCGGCGAACGCACGGCGCTGATCAATGAGTTGCGGGTCAAATTGCCTGAGCAGTGGGCCAGGTATCGGGCGGCCATCGAGGCGAATCTTCGGGCGTTTGAGGCGCGCGGGTTTTGTTGTTCGCTGGGCGACTGGCAGCCGCGGACCCATGCCGTCGCCGTGCCGATGCGTCCCCTGCCTGACGGCGAGATCCTGGTATTCAACTGCAGCATGCCGGATTACCTGCTGCGGCAGGGCCAGCTGACAGCGGACATCGGTCCGCGGCTGGTGGCCATGGTCAGGTCGATCGAGAAGGCGCTGGAACTGCGCTGA
- a CDS encoding glycine zipper 2TM domain-containing protein: MRTPSKTWLIVPVAAAAALAGCAAPYGSGYDQGYNTGYNAPPPGYQNPHTSQAPAGAVYYGRVESIEPVTTTQGSSGLLGTVIGGAAGGLLGHQIGGGRGQTAATIGGAVVGAVAGNQIEKRAGSNTQTVYRVNVRLDDGRLATVTQSNLGSLQVGMRARVANDMATPY; this comes from the coding sequence ATGCGAACCCCTAGCAAGACATGGCTGATCGTTCCGGTGGCCGCCGCGGCCGCGCTGGCCGGTTGTGCGGCGCCGTACGGCAGTGGCTACGACCAGGGCTACAACACCGGCTACAACGCGCCGCCGCCGGGTTACCAGAACCCCCACACCTCGCAAGCGCCGGCCGGCGCGGTCTACTACGGCCGCGTGGAATCGATCGAGCCGGTCACCACCACGCAAGGCAGCTCGGGCCTGCTGGGCACCGTGATCGGCGGCGCCGCGGGCGGCCTGCTGGGCCACCAGATCGGCGGTGGGCGCGGCCAGACCGCGGCGACCATCGGCGGTGCCGTGGTCGGCGCCGTGGCCGGCAACCAGATCGAGAAGCGCGCGGGCAGCAATACGCAGACGGTCTATCGCGTCAACGTGCGGCTCGATGACGGCCGCCTCGCCACGGTGACGCAGTCCAACCTGGGCAGCCTGCAGGTGGGCATGCGCGCGCGCGTGGCCAACGACATGGCCACGCCGTACTGA
- the hemW gene encoding radical SAM family heme chaperone HemW, whose protein sequence is MIPIVPASASVPVDSKQLWLKPGQISLPGSPPLSLYVHIPWCVRKCPYCDFNSHAAPGADNHEIPEDLYLDALRADLEQSLPLVWGRPVHTVFIGGGTPSLLSAAGMDRLLSDIRALLPLDADAEITMEANPGTFEADKFASYRASGINRLSIGIQSFNDRHLQALGRIHGGTEARRAIDIAQASFDNINLDLMYALPGQTLQECQADVEAALAYGTTHLSLYHLTLEPNTLFAKFPPALPDDDSAYEMQDWIEARTAAAGYRHYETSAYAKPHREARHNLNYWHFGDYLGIGAGAHGKLSFPQRVLRQMRHKHPATYIAQAMAGNAVQEARDVGADELPFEFMLNALRLTDGVPASSFHDYTGLPLHTISKQLAEAEKKGLLEADLTTIRPTELGRRFLNDLQEMFLKD, encoded by the coding sequence ATGATCCCGATCGTACCGGCCTCGGCGTCCGTGCCCGTCGACAGCAAGCAGCTGTGGCTCAAGCCCGGGCAGATCAGCCTGCCCGGCTCGCCGCCGCTGTCGCTGTACGTGCATATCCCGTGGTGCGTGCGCAAGTGTCCGTATTGCGATTTCAACTCGCACGCCGCGCCCGGCGCCGACAACCACGAGATCCCGGAAGACCTGTACCTGGACGCGCTGCGCGCGGACCTGGAGCAGTCGCTGCCGCTGGTATGGGGCCGGCCGGTGCATACCGTCTTTATCGGCGGCGGCACCCCGAGCCTGCTGTCGGCGGCGGGCATGGACCGGCTGCTGTCGGATATCCGCGCGCTGCTGCCGCTCGACGCCGATGCCGAGATCACGATGGAGGCCAATCCCGGCACCTTCGAAGCCGACAAGTTCGCCAGCTACCGCGCCAGCGGCATCAACCGGCTGTCGATCGGCATCCAGAGCTTCAATGACCGGCACCTGCAGGCACTGGGCCGCATCCACGGCGGCACCGAAGCGCGCCGCGCCATCGACATCGCCCAGGCCAGCTTCGACAACATCAACCTGGACCTGATGTACGCGCTGCCCGGCCAGACCCTGCAGGAATGCCAGGCCGACGTCGAGGCCGCGCTGGCCTACGGCACCACGCACCTGTCGCTGTACCACCTGACGCTGGAGCCGAACACGTTGTTCGCGAAGTTCCCGCCGGCGCTGCCCGACGACGACAGCGCATACGAGATGCAGGACTGGATCGAAGCGCGCACCGCCGCGGCAGGCTATCGGCACTACGAGACCTCGGCGTATGCGAAGCCGCATCGCGAGGCGCGCCACAACCTGAACTACTGGCACTTCGGCGATTACCTCGGCATCGGCGCCGGCGCGCACGGCAAGCTGTCGTTCCCGCAGCGCGTGCTGCGCCAGATGCGGCACAAGCATCCGGCAACCTACATCGCCCAAGCCATGGCCGGCAACGCGGTGCAGGAAGCGCGCGACGTCGGCGCCGACGAGCTGCCGTTCGAGTTCATGCTCAACGCGCTGCGCCTGACCGACGGCGTGCCGGCGTCGAGCTTCCACGACTACACCGGGCTGCCGCTCCACACCATCAGCAAGCAGCTGGCCGAGGCGGAGAAAAAAGGCTTGCTGGAAGCCGACCTGACCACGATCCGACCCACCGAGCTGGGCCGGCGCTTCCTCAATGACTTGCAGGAGATGTTCCTGAAGGACTGA
- the rdgB gene encoding RdgB/HAM1 family non-canonical purine NTP pyrophosphatase produces MQRLVLASNNPGKLREFGALLAPLGFDVVTQGELGIPEAEEPFATFVENALTKARHASRLAGLPALADDSGICAQALGGAPGVYSARYAQMAGQARSDSANNAYLVSQLAGKLNRHAYYYCVLVFVRHADDPCPIIAEGVWHGEVVDAPRGAGGFGYDPHFLLPELGKTAAELPPEEKNRVSHRAQALRALVARLQAEAAEPAPR; encoded by the coding sequence ATGCAACGCCTGGTACTGGCCTCCAACAATCCCGGCAAGCTGCGCGAATTCGGCGCGCTGCTGGCCCCGCTCGGCTTTGACGTGGTAACGCAGGGCGAGCTCGGCATCCCAGAAGCCGAAGAACCCTTTGCCACCTTCGTCGAGAACGCGCTGACCAAGGCCCGCCATGCCAGCCGGCTCGCCGGCCTGCCCGCGCTGGCCGATGACTCCGGCATCTGCGCGCAGGCGCTGGGCGGCGCGCCCGGGGTCTATTCCGCGCGCTATGCGCAGATGGCGGGACAGGCCAGGTCGGACTCGGCCAACAACGCCTACCTGGTCTCGCAGCTGGCCGGCAAGCTCAACCGCCACGCTTACTACTACTGCGTGCTGGTGTTCGTGCGCCATGCCGATGACCCGTGCCCGATCATCGCCGAAGGCGTGTGGCATGGCGAGGTCGTCGACGCGCCGCGCGGTGCGGGCGGCTTCGGCTACGACCCGCACTTCCTGCTGCCGGAGCTGGGCAAGACCGCGGCCGAGCTGCCGCCGGAAGAGAAGAACCGCGTCAGCCACCGCGCCCAGGCGCTGCGCGCACTGGTGGCCCGGCTGCAGGCCGAGGCCGCGGAGCCTGCCCCCCGATGA
- the rph gene encoding ribonuclease PH, with protein sequence MRPSGRAADALRSISLTRHYTRHAEGSVLCAFGDTKVLCTASVLARVPPHKKGSGEGWVTAEYGMLPRATHTRSDREAARGKQTGRTQEIQRLIGRAMRSVFDLAALGEYTLHLDCDVLQADGGTRTAAITGAFVAVHDAVATMLRDGLIAASPIRDHVAAVSVGMVDGVPVLDLDYAEDSNCDTDMNVVMTGSGGFVEVQGTAEGAPFSRADLDAMTRLAEAGIARLVQLQREALGLA encoded by the coding sequence ATGCGACCCAGCGGCCGCGCAGCCGATGCGCTGCGTTCCATCAGCCTTACCCGCCACTACACCCGCCACGCCGAAGGCTCGGTCCTGTGCGCCTTTGGCGATACCAAGGTGCTGTGCACCGCCAGCGTGCTGGCCAGGGTGCCGCCGCACAAGAAGGGCAGCGGCGAAGGCTGGGTCACGGCCGAATACGGCATGCTGCCGCGCGCCACCCATACGCGTTCCGACCGCGAGGCCGCGCGCGGCAAGCAGACCGGCCGCACCCAGGAAATCCAGCGCCTGATCGGCCGCGCCATGCGCTCGGTGTTCGACCTGGCGGCGCTGGGCGAATACACCCTGCATCTCGACTGCGACGTGCTGCAGGCCGACGGCGGCACCCGCACCGCAGCCATCACCGGCGCCTTTGTCGCCGTCCACGACGCGGTCGCGACCATGCTGCGCGACGGCCTGATCGCCGCCAGCCCGATCCGCGACCATGTCGCCGCGGTCTCGGTCGGCATGGTCGACGGCGTGCCGGTGCTGGACCTCGACTACGCCGAGGACAGCAACTGCGACACCGACATGAACGTGGTCATGACCGGAAGCGGCGGCTTTGTCGAAGTGCAGGGCACCGCCGAGGGCGCGCCCTTCAGCCGCGCCGATCTCGACGCCATGACGCGCCTGGCCGAAGCCGGCATCGCCCGCCTGGTGCAGCTCCAGCGCGAAGCGCTGGGCCTGGCCTGA
- a CDS encoding PP2C family protein-serine/threonine phosphatase — protein MRFSVYQESRKGGRRINQDRMGYCFTRDALLMVLADGLGGHAHGEVAAQQALQTLARQFQLQARPAVRNPAEFLQDTIMLAHREIHRYAEANQMADVPRTTVVCCLVQHGQIHWAHAGDSRYYLLRKGRLLTRTRDHSKIENLLQQERVLPMEVANHPERNKLYNCLGSPNLPLIDLGGPVRLEPGDVALLCSDGLWGPLDEPVLVDKLSRLSVVQAVPALIDQALQQAGEGADNTTGIAMMWELDTNTAGQDAVMTDTLPLNAFTTSILERNGTDSDLLSEEEIERSIAEIRAAIDKTSNLMR, from the coding sequence ATGCGATTCTCTGTCTACCAGGAAAGCAGGAAAGGCGGCCGCCGCATCAACCAGGACCGCATGGGCTACTGCTTCACGCGCGACGCGCTGCTGATGGTGCTGGCCGACGGCCTGGGCGGGCACGCCCACGGCGAAGTCGCCGCGCAGCAGGCGCTGCAGACGCTGGCGCGCCAGTTCCAGCTGCAGGCGCGGCCCGCGGTGCGCAACCCGGCCGAGTTCCTGCAGGACACCATCATGCTGGCGCACCGCGAGATCCACCGCTATGCCGAGGCCAACCAGATGGCTGACGTGCCCCGCACCACGGTGGTCTGCTGCCTGGTGCAGCACGGCCAGATCCACTGGGCCCATGCCGGCGATTCGCGCTATTACCTGCTGCGCAAGGGCCGGCTGCTGACGCGCACGCGCGACCACTCCAAGATCGAGAACCTGCTGCAGCAGGAGCGCGTGCTGCCGATGGAGGTGGCCAACCACCCCGAGCGCAACAAGCTCTACAACTGCCTGGGCTCGCCCAACCTGCCGCTGATCGACCTGGGCGGGCCGGTGCGGCTGGAACCGGGCGACGTCGCCCTGCTCTGCTCCGACGGCCTGTGGGGCCCGCTCGACGAGCCGGTGCTGGTCGACAAGCTGTCGCGGCTTTCGGTGGTGCAGGCGGTGCCGGCGCTGATCGACCAGGCGCTGCAGCAGGCTGGCGAAGGTGCCGACAACACCACCGGCATCGCCATGATGTGGGAGCTGGACACCAACACCGCCGGCCAGGATGCGGTGATGACCGACACCCTGCCGCTCAACGCCTTCACCACCTCGATCCTCGAGCGCAACGGCACCGACAGCGACCTGCTGTCCGAGGAAGAGATCGAGCGCTCGATCGCCGAGATCCGCGCCGCCATCGACAAGACCAGCAACTTGATGCGGTGA
- a CDS encoding serine/threonine protein kinase, whose protein sequence is MTEPKGTPQPKSAPLPVGTLLSNYRIVKKLASGGFSFVYLATDETGAPVAIKEYLPSSLARRNPGELIPVVPEENAAAFRLGLKYFFEEGRSLARISHPSVVRVVNFFRENATVYMVMNYELGKTLQEHVLAARQQGRAKVLREHFIRKVFHDLMSGLREVHIHKLLHLDIKPGNIYLREDESPILLDFGAARQTLTMEAARFQPMYTPGFAAPELYGKHTDLGPWTDVYSLGATLYACMAGLPPQEANQREKDDRMGEALMRLRSSYTNGLVDLVEWCLRLEPSGRPQSVFRLQKELREQTNALGEQALAPATQAPAPAPLPPEKAPATSRFLTLLRRRDEPAPGASVD, encoded by the coding sequence ATGACAGAGCCAAAGGGCACGCCACAACCGAAGAGTGCACCGCTGCCCGTCGGCACGCTGCTGTCCAACTATCGTATTGTAAAGAAGTTGGCCAGCGGGGGGTTCAGTTTCGTCTACCTGGCCACCGACGAAACCGGCGCGCCGGTCGCCATCAAGGAGTACCTGCCGTCGTCGCTGGCGCGGCGCAACCCGGGCGAACTGATCCCGGTGGTGCCCGAGGAAAACGCCGCGGCGTTCCGGCTGGGCCTGAAGTACTTCTTCGAAGAGGGCCGCTCGCTGGCCCGCATTTCCCATCCCAGCGTGGTGCGCGTGGTGAACTTCTTCCGCGAGAACGCCACCGTCTACATGGTGATGAACTACGAGCTGGGCAAGACGCTGCAGGAGCATGTGCTGGCGGCCCGGCAGCAAGGCCGCGCCAAGGTGCTGCGCGAGCATTTCATCCGCAAGGTCTTCCACGACCTGATGAGCGGCCTGCGCGAAGTGCATATCCACAAGCTGCTGCACCTGGACATCAAGCCCGGCAACATCTACCTGCGCGAAGACGAGTCCCCCATCCTGCTCGATTTCGGCGCCGCGCGGCAGACCCTGACGATGGAGGCGGCGCGCTTCCAGCCGATGTACACGCCCGGCTTCGCCGCGCCGGAACTGTACGGCAAGCACACCGACCTGGGCCCGTGGACCGACGTCTACAGCCTGGGCGCGACGCTCTACGCCTGCATGGCCGGACTGCCGCCGCAGGAAGCCAACCAGCGCGAGAAAGACGACCGCATGGGCGAGGCGCTGATGCGGCTGCGCAGCAGCTACACCAACGGCCTGGTCGACCTGGTCGAGTGGTGCCTGCGGCTGGAGCCGTCGGGCCGCCCGCAGAGCGTGTTCCGGCTGCAGAAGGAATTGCGCGAGCAGACCAACGCGCTGGGCGAGCAGGCGCTGGCGCCCGCGACCCAGGCGCCGGCACCCGCCCCCCTGCCGCCGGAAAAAGCGCCCGCGACCTCGCGCTTTTTGACGCTGCTGCGCCGGCGCGATGAGCCCGCACCCGGCGCGAGCGTCGACTGA
- a CDS encoding YicC/YloC family endoribonuclease — MIHSMTGYGLATRQAPLTNAQGEPSGRTASVSVEFRTVNSRFLDLLFRAPEECRAFEPALREMLMAELSRGKLECRINLQRTDAGGATLALNDGLLAQIRALETTVAATFSSAGTLRMGEILRWPGVLVEPELSQESLREAVLGAAREALDQLLEARRREGDALKATLTERIDAMLAIVERLTPTIPQLIAHHQEKLTERLQEAFNLAAPNGMPAMSRDEIAERIRQEATVYGIRIDIAEELSRLQAHLNETRHILKKGGQVGKRLDFMMQELNREANTLGSKAAAKELADASMELKLLIEQMREQVQNLE; from the coding sequence ATGATCCACAGCATGACAGGCTACGGCCTGGCGACGCGCCAGGCGCCATTGACCAACGCGCAGGGCGAGCCCAGCGGCCGCACCGCGTCCGTCTCGGTGGAATTCCGCACTGTCAATTCGCGTTTCCTCGACCTGTTGTTCCGGGCCCCCGAAGAATGCCGCGCGTTCGAGCCGGCGTTGCGCGAGATGCTGATGGCCGAGCTGTCGCGCGGCAAGCTGGAGTGCCGCATCAACCTGCAGCGCACCGATGCCGGCGGCGCCACGCTGGCGCTGAACGACGGGCTGCTGGCGCAGATTCGCGCGCTCGAAACCACCGTGGCCGCCACCTTCAGCAGCGCCGGCACCCTGCGCATGGGCGAGATCCTGCGCTGGCCCGGCGTGCTGGTCGAACCGGAGCTGTCGCAGGAGTCGCTGCGCGAGGCCGTGCTCGGCGCCGCGCGCGAGGCACTCGACCAGCTGCTGGAAGCGCGCCGCCGCGAGGGCGACGCGCTCAAGGCCACGCTGACCGAGCGCATCGACGCCATGCTGGCGATCGTCGAGCGCCTGACCCCGACCATCCCGCAGCTGATCGCGCATCACCAGGAAAAGCTGACCGAGCGCCTGCAGGAAGCCTTCAACCTGGCCGCGCCCAACGGCATGCCGGCGATGAGCCGCGACGAGATTGCCGAGCGCATCCGCCAGGAAGCCACCGTCTACGGCATCCGCATCGACATCGCCGAAGAGCTGTCGCGGCTGCAGGCGCACCTGAACGAAACGCGCCATATCCTGAAGAAGGGCGGCCAGGTCGGCAAGCGCCTCGACTTCATGATGCAGGAGCTCAACCGCGAGGCCAACACGCTGGGCTCCAAGGCCGCCGCCAAGGAGCTGGCGGATGCCTCGATGGAGCTCAAGCTGCTGATCGAGCAGATGCGCGAGCAGGTCCAGAATCTAGAGTAA